In a single window of the Methylococcus sp. Mc7 genome:
- a CDS encoding YgjP-like metallopeptidase domain-containing protein, which produces MPVPAVPGGEPRHRPLKTGQTRLQHGEHDQRGGIIWHTQGSGKSLTMVFLVRKMRAEAQLRRFKVIVVTDRKDLQTQLSVTATLTGEVVEVADSTAGVKALARRKGPGLIFATIQKYRDSDTAGDAPLTVDDLPKAKEPKAGYKAGEATSNGAFAKANAFEVLNEDDGILVLVDEAHRTQAGDLHANLLAGLPNCARIGFTGTPIIMAEKDRLQRQVPRKAFVGGEGFLYLGRSHRLKLVDAQDAPLKLAGGRFCLRHDALPGAREHFIRWYSERAKAWLSSRVADYQSRMEVRPAGVKVQDLGYRWGSCGKGDWLYFHWKAILLPARIAEYVVVHEIAHLHEPHHTPAFWRRVERTMPDYAQRKAWLAEHGIDVEGI; this is translated from the coding sequence GTGCCGGTACCAGCAGTACCGGGCGGTGAACCGCGCCATCGCCCGCTCAAGACCGGCCAAACCCGCCTTCAGCACGGCGAGCACGATCAGCGCGGCGGCATCATCTGGCACACCCAGGGCTCGGGCAAATCACTCACGATGGTGTTCCTGGTGCGCAAGATGCGTGCGGAGGCGCAACTGCGGCGCTTCAAGGTCATCGTCGTCACCGATCGCAAGGACCTGCAGACCCAGCTCTCCGTCACCGCCACGCTCACCGGCGAGGTGGTGGAAGTGGCGGACAGCACGGCCGGCGTGAAAGCGCTGGCTCGGCGCAAGGGGCCGGGGCTGATCTTCGCCACCATCCAGAAATACCGCGACAGCGACACGGCGGGCGATGCGCCGCTGACGGTGGACGACTTGCCGAAAGCGAAAGAGCCGAAAGCCGGCTACAAGGCCGGCGAGGCTACTTCCAATGGCGCGTTTGCCAAGGCAAACGCTTTCGAGGTGCTGAACGAGGACGACGGCATCCTCGTGCTGGTGGACGAGGCGCACCGCACCCAGGCGGGCGACCTGCACGCCAACCTGCTGGCCGGCTTGCCCAACTGCGCGCGCATCGGCTTCACCGGCACGCCGATCATCATGGCCGAGAAAGACCGCCTGCAACGACAGGTGCCGCGCAAGGCGTTTGTCGGTGGCGAGGGCTTTCTTTACCTCGGGCGCAGCCACCGGCTGAAGCTGGTTGACGCGCAGGACGCGCCCCTCAAGCTGGCCGGCGGGCGCTTCTGCCTGCGCCATGATGCCTTGCCCGGTGCGCGCGAGCACTTCATCCGGTGGTACAGCGAGCGCGCCAAGGCTTGGCTGTCGAGCCGCGTGGCCGACTACCAGAGCCGGATGGAGGTGAGACCGGCCGGCGTGAAAGTGCAGGACCTGGGCTACCGCTGGGGCTCGTGTGGCAAGGGCGACTGGCTGTACTTCCACTGGAAGGCGATCTTGCTGCCGGCGCGTATCGCCGAGTACGTGGTGGTGCACGAGATCGCCCATCTGCACGAGCCGCACCACACCCCGGCGTTCTGGCGGAGAGTGGAGCGCACGATGCCGGATTACGCCCAGCGCAAGGCCTGGCTGGCCGAGCACGGAATCGACGTCGAAGGAATCTGA
- a CDS encoding Gfo/Idh/MocA family oxidoreductase → MPQTMRVAVVGFGRLGRACAEVLALDDHFVPAGFVRRQQTVAVPLPPRFSAWPAVTHVSELGRVDAALVCVPLAQVREVSRELLQRGIPVVECARFEGRELAEHKEEMGRMAALYETPAIVGAGWEPGALSLFRGLFALLTPKGDTETTHRPAGTSLHHSTVARAVPGVKDALCTELHVPGGKQQRYLYVELDEGAGFERVEAALRGDPLFLGEETLVFQVDDVSALEDEGQGILLKRYGTAARTAHQMLLFEARVSELALSAQCMAAAARALPGLKARAYSLFDLPPGALWGRLRAEAERQWL, encoded by the coding sequence ATGCCGCAGACGATGCGGGTGGCCGTCGTTGGGTTCGGCCGGCTGGGGCGGGCCTGCGCCGAGGTTCTGGCGCTGGACGATCATTTCGTGCCGGCCGGTTTCGTCCGGCGTCAGCAGACGGTGGCGGTACCGCTGCCCCCGCGTTTCTCGGCCTGGCCGGCGGTGACCCACGTCAGCGAACTCGGAAGGGTCGACGCCGCTCTGGTCTGCGTGCCGCTCGCCCAGGTGCGGGAGGTGTCCCGCGAACTGCTGCAGCGAGGCATCCCGGTGGTGGAATGCGCGCGCTTCGAGGGCCGGGAACTCGCGGAACACAAGGAAGAGATGGGGCGCATGGCCGCCCTTTACGAAACTCCGGCCATCGTCGGCGCCGGCTGGGAACCCGGCGCGCTGTCGCTGTTCCGCGGCCTCTTCGCCCTGCTCACCCCGAAAGGGGACACCGAGACGACCCACCGGCCGGCCGGAACCAGCCTCCACCATTCCACGGTGGCCCGAGCCGTGCCGGGCGTGAAGGATGCGCTGTGCACCGAGCTGCACGTCCCCGGCGGCAAACAGCAGCGCTATCTGTACGTGGAGCTGGACGAGGGTGCCGGGTTCGAGCGGGTGGAAGCGGCGCTCCGCGGCGATCCGCTGTTCCTGGGGGAGGAAACGCTGGTATTCCAGGTGGACGACGTTTCCGCCCTGGAGGACGAGGGACAGGGCATCCTGCTCAAGCGTTACGGCACGGCGGCACGCACGGCCCACCAGATGCTGCTGTTCGAGGCCCGCGTTTCGGAACTGGCGCTCAGCGCGCAGTGCATGGCGGCTGCTGCGCGCGCCCTGCCGGGACTCAAGGCCCGCGCCTACTCTCTGTTCGACCTGCCGCCGGGCGCGTTGTGGGGCCGGCTGCGCGCCGAAGCCGAGCGGCAATGGCTCTGA
- a CDS encoding HPF/RaiA family ribosome-associated protein, with the protein MKLSPQITFRNMSPSEAMERNILERVGKLDSFYDGIMSCRVMVEASHRHHHQGNVYHVRIDLTVPGHELAVSRDPGLDHAHEDAYVAIRDAFDAARRQLEDLGRRRRSQVKAHEVQAHGRISRLIPAEDYGIIETPDGREIYFHRHSVVNSDFDRLTIGEPVRFAEEMGDEGPQASSVLVEGKHHLIG; encoded by the coding sequence ATGAAACTTTCGCCGCAGATCACGTTTCGAAACATGTCGCCGTCCGAAGCGATGGAGCGGAACATCCTGGAGCGGGTCGGGAAGCTGGATTCGTTCTACGACGGGATCATGAGCTGCCGGGTCATGGTCGAGGCGTCCCACAGGCACCACCATCAAGGCAATGTCTACCACGTGCGGATCGATCTCACCGTGCCCGGCCATGAACTGGCCGTCAGCCGGGACCCGGGACTCGATCATGCCCACGAGGACGCCTACGTCGCGATCCGCGATGCCTTCGATGCGGCGCGCAGGCAGTTGGAAGACCTGGGACGGCGCCGGCGCTCCCAGGTCAAGGCGCACGAGGTACAGGCGCACGGCCGGATTTCCCGGCTGATCCCGGCTGAGGACTACGGCATCATCGAGACACCGGATGGACGGGAAATCTATTTTCACCGGCACAGCGTGGTGAATTCGGACTTCGACAGGCTGACCATCGGCGAACCGGTACGGTTCGCCGAGGAAATGGGCGACGAAGGACCGCAGGCCAGTTCGGTGCTGGTCGAAGGGAAGCACCACCTGATCGGATGA
- a CDS encoding phosphoribosyltransferase translates to MSDPSMHCELVTWSQVSRLSLRVAEDIRASGYRPDAVVAIARGGYVPARLLCDALGLYDLQSIRIGHYEAGARKTEKARCYSPPPVNVHGLRVLLADDCSDTGDTLQLALEQLRCCKPREVRVAVLHHKKVSLVVPDYYGRRIVSWRWLVYPWALTEDLSGFIAAMEPLPETAEEAIRQLRLRHGIKAPQRAVEYVLALMKQPQAPQGSATRT, encoded by the coding sequence ATGAGCGATCCCTCCATGCATTGCGAGTTGGTGACCTGGAGCCAGGTGAGCCGGCTGTCCCTGCGCGTGGCCGAGGACATCCGCGCCTCCGGCTACCGGCCCGACGCCGTGGTGGCCATCGCCAGAGGCGGCTACGTGCCGGCGCGGCTCCTGTGCGATGCCTTGGGGCTGTACGACCTGCAAAGCATCCGTATCGGCCATTACGAGGCGGGGGCACGAAAAACCGAAAAGGCGCGCTGTTATTCGCCGCCTCCCGTGAACGTTCACGGCCTCAGGGTGCTGCTGGCCGACGATTGCAGCGACACCGGCGACACCCTCCAACTGGCCCTGGAGCAGCTTCGATGCTGCAAACCTCGGGAGGTCAGGGTTGCGGTGCTTCATCACAAGAAGGTTTCCCTTGTCGTGCCGGACTACTACGGCCGGCGGATCGTCTCCTGGCGCTGGCTCGTCTATCCCTGGGCGCTCACCGAAGACCTGAGCGGTTTCATCGCTGCCATGGAGCCCCTCCCGGAGACGGCGGAAGAGGCAATCCGCCAACTGCGTCTCCGCCATGGAATCAAGGCGCCGCAGCGTGCGGTGGAATACGTGCTGGCCCTGATGAAACAGCCCCAGGCACCTCAGGGAAGCGCGACCCGGACTTGA
- a CDS encoding BCAM0308 family protein, whose product MTGPGKRLDPAHQPRRDSMFEEHVHDPYRARGKWPEPTVCPECGAVFHQGRWQWGEAARDAERHLCPACQRIRDQVPAGELTLSGSFFGAHRPEILNLVRNTEAAARAEHPLERIMAIEEGEDRTVITFTDTHLAHGVGEALRHAYQGELDSRYTDEDALLRVSWNR is encoded by the coding sequence ATGACAGGACCCGGCAAACGACTCGACCCCGCCCACCAGCCGCGCAGGGACAGCATGTTCGAAGAGCATGTGCACGATCCCTACCGCGCCCGGGGCAAATGGCCGGAACCGACGGTGTGTCCCGAATGCGGCGCCGTCTTCCATCAGGGACGCTGGCAGTGGGGCGAGGCTGCGCGGGACGCCGAACGGCATCTCTGTCCCGCATGCCAGCGGATACGCGATCAGGTACCGGCCGGCGAGTTGACGCTGAGCGGGTCTTTCTTCGGCGCTCACCGTCCGGAAATTCTCAACCTCGTCCGCAACACCGAAGCCGCCGCCCGGGCGGAGCATCCGCTCGAGCGGATCATGGCCATCGAGGAAGGGGAAGACCGCACCGTCATCACCTTTACGGACACGCATCTCGCGCATGGCGTCGGGGAGGCGCTGCGGCATGCTTACCAGGGCGAGCTGGATTCGCGCTACACCGACGAGGATGCGCTCCTGCGGGTGTCCTGGAACCGCTGA
- the iscX gene encoding Fe-S cluster assembly protein IscX — protein MKWNDTYDIAAALADQHSDVDPRYVRFTDLLAWITALDGFADSADKCNEKILEAIQMAWIDEIS, from the coding sequence ATGAAATGGAACGACACCTACGACATTGCCGCCGCCCTCGCCGACCAGCACTCGGACGTCGACCCGCGATACGTCCGCTTCACCGATCTGCTGGCATGGATCACGGCGCTGGACGGCTTCGCCGACAGCGCCGACAAATGCAACGAGAAAATCCTGGAAGCGATCCAGATGGCCTGGATCGACGAGATAAGCTAG
- the rsxA gene encoding electron transport complex subunit RsxA, which yields MNDYLMLLLGTALVNNVVLVKFLGLCPFMGVSRKLDSAIGMGFATTFVLTLTAVASWLIEHFILMPLGIGFLRILSFILVIAAVVQFTEMVVKKTSPVLYQVLGIFLPLITTNCAVLGVALLNIQQEYDFLHSALFGFGSALGFTLVMVIFAGIRERLALMSVPEAFTGPPIAFITAGILSLAFMGFAGLATH from the coding sequence GTGAACGACTACCTGATGCTGCTGCTCGGCACGGCCCTGGTCAACAACGTGGTGCTGGTCAAGTTCCTGGGGCTGTGCCCTTTCATGGGCGTGTCCAGGAAGCTCGATTCGGCCATCGGCATGGGCTTTGCGACGACCTTCGTGTTGACCCTGACCGCGGTGGCGAGCTGGCTCATCGAACATTTCATACTGATGCCCCTGGGCATCGGCTTCCTTCGCATCCTTTCGTTCATCCTGGTGATCGCGGCCGTGGTCCAGTTCACCGAGATGGTGGTGAAGAAGACCAGCCCGGTCCTGTACCAGGTGCTGGGCATCTTCCTGCCGCTGATCACCACCAACTGCGCGGTGCTGGGGGTTGCGCTGCTGAACATCCAGCAGGAATACGATTTTCTTCACAGCGCCCTGTTCGGTTTCGGCTCGGCGCTGGGATTCACCCTGGTCATGGTGATTTTCGCCGGCATCCGGGAGCGGCTGGCCCTGATGAGCGTGCCCGAGGCTTTCACCGGCCCGCCCATCGCCTTCATCACGGCGGGCATCCTGTCCCTGGCATTCATGGGTTTCGCGGGTTTGGCCACGCATTGA
- a CDS encoding RnfABCDGE type electron transport complex subunit B gives MYILFAIISLTGMGLALGFLLGAAARYLKVEENPLIDEIEAMMPGSQCGQCGYPGCRPAAEALVAGEAPATLCPPGGRALAEQLANKLSIDLDLSEVEDQVPMVARVDESTCIGCARCYKVCPTDALVGAPKQIHAVISDACTACGKCVDVCPTECLRLHPIKVTLRNWRWPSPDTVTAKAA, from the coding sequence ATGTACATTCTGTTCGCCATCATCAGCCTGACCGGCATGGGGCTCGCGCTGGGGTTTCTGCTCGGTGCCGCGGCGCGTTATCTGAAAGTGGAAGAAAACCCGCTGATCGACGAGATCGAGGCGATGATGCCGGGGTCGCAGTGCGGCCAGTGCGGCTATCCCGGCTGCCGCCCGGCGGCCGAGGCGCTGGTGGCGGGCGAGGCGCCGGCGACCCTGTGTCCGCCGGGCGGGCGGGCGCTGGCCGAGCAACTGGCCAACAAGCTGTCGATCGATCTGGATCTGTCCGAGGTGGAGGATCAGGTGCCGATGGTGGCGCGGGTGGACGAATCCACCTGCATCGGCTGCGCCCGTTGCTACAAGGTGTGTCCGACCGATGCCCTGGTGGGCGCGCCCAAGCAGATCCATGCCGTGATTTCCGACGCCTGCACCGCTTGCGGCAAGTGCGTGGACGTCTGCCCGACCGAATGCCTGCGGCTCCACCCCATCAAGGTGACGCTGCGCAACTGGCGCTGGCCCAGTCCGGACACGGTCACGGCGAAGGCGGCTTGA
- the rsxC gene encoding electron transport complex subunit RsxC produces MAAFSFLSFGASGKIRGGVHPEPRKESTSDRPIETAFPLPKRLYLSLQQHAGQPAEPVVRVGDEVLKGQLLAAGQGTISAPVHAPTSGVVTDILEYPAPHPSALPTPTLLLEPDGEDRWIEIQGVADPFSLSPEEISARVGAAGVVGMGGAAFPSAVKLNLGRKTKIQTLLINGGECEPYLTCDDRLMRERAADIIDGILIMLHGLECNKAIVGIEDNKPEAYAAMSAAAAPHGGKVEVRQVPSLYPMGWDKQLIRYFTGKEVPAGGRSADVGVLMHNVATAYAVQQAVRHGRPLVSRVVTVSGSAVSAPRNVEAPIGTLLADLLAFCGHRPDDTASYVMGGPMMGDSLPHPRVPLVKGTCGILALSPQEVAASDAKACIRCSRCVSACPAGLLPLEMMTRIRAGQLESALGYGLKDCIGCGSCSYVCPSEIPLVHYFKYASGELVAREQTKHRTEQTKRLAEERQARFDRQKREQAALAAQRKAQAQQRKAEEAA; encoded by the coding sequence ATGGCGGCCTTCAGCTTCCTCTCGTTCGGAGCCTCCGGCAAGATTCGCGGCGGCGTCCATCCCGAGCCGCGCAAGGAATCCACTTCCGACCGGCCCATCGAAACCGCGTTCCCGCTGCCGAAGCGGCTCTACCTGTCCCTGCAGCAGCATGCCGGCCAGCCCGCCGAACCCGTGGTCCGGGTGGGCGACGAGGTGCTCAAGGGCCAACTGCTGGCGGCGGGGCAGGGCACGATTTCGGCACCGGTGCATGCGCCGACTTCGGGTGTCGTGACGGACATTCTGGAGTATCCCGCGCCCCATCCGTCCGCCCTGCCGACGCCGACCCTGCTGCTCGAACCCGACGGGGAGGACCGCTGGATCGAGATACAAGGGGTCGCCGATCCGTTCAGTCTGTCGCCGGAGGAAATCAGCGCCCGCGTCGGTGCGGCCGGTGTGGTGGGCATGGGCGGGGCGGCATTCCCTTCCGCCGTCAAACTGAACCTGGGACGCAAGACCAAGATTCAGACCCTGCTGATCAACGGCGGCGAGTGCGAGCCTTATCTCACCTGCGATGACCGGCTGATGCGCGAGCGCGCGGCGGACATCATCGACGGCATCCTCATCATGCTGCACGGGCTGGAGTGCAACAAGGCCATCGTGGGCATCGAGGACAACAAGCCCGAAGCCTATGCCGCGATGTCGGCCGCGGCGGCGCCGCACGGCGGCAAGGTGGAGGTGCGGCAGGTGCCCTCGCTTTATCCGATGGGCTGGGACAAGCAGCTCATCCGCTATTTCACCGGCAAGGAGGTGCCGGCCGGCGGCCGCTCCGCCGACGTCGGCGTCCTGATGCACAACGTCGCCACGGCCTATGCAGTGCAGCAGGCGGTGCGCCACGGCAGGCCGTTGGTCAGCCGCGTGGTCACGGTCAGCGGTTCGGCGGTGAGCGCGCCGCGCAACGTCGAAGCACCGATCGGCACCCTGCTGGCGGATCTGCTGGCCTTCTGCGGCCATCGTCCGGACGATACCGCGAGCTACGTCATGGGCGGCCCCATGATGGGCGATTCGCTGCCGCACCCCAGGGTGCCTCTGGTCAAGGGCACCTGCGGCATCCTGGCGCTGTCGCCGCAGGAGGTGGCGGCATCCGACGCCAAGGCCTGCATCCGCTGCTCGCGCTGTGTGAGCGCCTGCCCCGCCGGCCTCCTGCCGCTGGAGATGATGACGCGGATCCGGGCCGGACAGTTGGAATCCGCGCTCGGCTACGGCCTGAAGGACTGCATCGGCTGCGGCTCCTGCTCCTATGTCTGTCCGTCGGAAATCCCGTTGGTGCACTATTTCAAGTACGCCAGCGGCGAACTCGTGGCGCGCGAACAGACGAAGCACCGGACCGAGCAGACCAAGCGCCTGGCGGAGGAACGGCAGGCGCGGTTCGATCGTCAGAAACGCGAACAGGCGGCGCTGGCCGCCCAGCGCAAGGCCCAGGCGCAGCAGCGCAAGGCGGAGGAGGCCGCATGA